In Amphiprion ocellaris isolate individual 3 ecotype Okinawa chromosome 3, ASM2253959v1, whole genome shotgun sequence, one genomic interval encodes:
- the nap1l4a gene encoding nucleosome assembly protein 1-like 4a isoform X3: MDASKGKGDQGMQNPGGQMDKPVSFHFLESMLPKAVKRRVHALKRLQVQCANIEAKFYEEVHELERKYAALYQPLFDKRREIVTGTVEPTDEECEWQSDKEEEEELAAEVKEKAAIEDAKKEEATPEEDPKGIPEFWLTIFKSVDMLSDMLQEHDEPILKHLKDIQVKFSEPGQPMSFTLEFHFEPNGYFNNAVLTKVYKMKSEPDASDPFSFEGPEIIDCEGCQIDWHKGKDVTVKTIKKKQKHKGRGTVRTVTKQVPNDSFFNFFNPVKASPDGEMDEDSEFTLATDFEIGHFFRERIVPRAVLYFTGEALEDDESFEEEELEEGDEEEQDEEGDEDDDEGDFDPKKEQPQPAECKQQ, encoded by the exons ATGGATGCCAGTAAAG GTAAAGGTGATCAAGGGATGCAAAATCCAGGTGGGCAGATGGACAAACCTGTCAGCTTTCACTTCTTGGAAAG CATGCTTCCCAAAGCAGTGAAAAGGCGAGTGCATGCCTTGAAAAGGCTACAGGTGCAATGTGCTAACATAGAGGCTAAATTCTACGAGGAGGTCCATGAGCTAGAGAGGAAGTATGCTGCTCTCTATCAGCCACTGTTTGACAAG agaCGAGAGATTGTCACAGGAACAGTGGAGCCCACAGACGAGGAGTGTGAGTGGCAAAGCGacaaggaagaagaggaggagctggCT GCGGAGGTAAAGGAAAAAGCTGCTATTGAGGATGCAAAGAAAGAGGAAGCCACGCCAGAGGAAGACCCTAAGGGCATCCCTGAATTCTGGCTTACTATATTCAAGAGTGTGGACATGCTCAGTGACATGCTACAG GAACACGATGAACCCATCCTAAAACACCTGAAAGATATTCAAGTCAAGTTTTCTGAGCCAGGACAGCCAATG AGTTTCACATTAGAGTTCCACTTTGAGCCCAATGGTTACTTCAACAATGCAGTTCTCACTAAAGTCTACAAGATGAAGTCAGAGCCTGATGCCTCAGATCCTTTCTCATTTGAGGGACCGGAGATCATTGACTGTGAAGG CTGTCAGATAGATTGGCACAAGGGAAAGGATGTGACAGTGAAAACTATtaagaagaagcagaagcatAAAGGCCGTGGCACCGTCCGCACTGTTACCAAACAGGTTCCCAATGACTCTTTCTTCAACTTCTTTAATCCTGTCAAAG CTTCACCAGATGGAGAAATG GACGAAGACTCTGAGTTCACCTTAGCCACAGACTTCGAGATCGGTCATTTCTTCCGTGAAAGAATAGTTCCCAGAGCAGTGCTGTATTTCACTGGAGAGGCCCTGGAAGATGACGAGAGT tttgaagaggaggagctggaagaaggagatgaagag GAACAAGATGAGGagggtgatga